The DNA window AGATCTCGACCACGACGGCCGCCCTGGCGATCGCTGCGACCGGCACGGTCGTCGGCACGTCCGGTGCCGCGCAGGCGCAGACCCCCGAGTGCGGGAACAGCGACGTCCGGGCGTCGTACCACGCGACCGACGCCGGGGCCGGTCACCGCTACGGCGAGATCCGGCTGACGGCGAAGGCCGGGCACACGTGCTCGGTGCGCGGCTACGGCGGCCTGTCGTACGTCGGCCACGGCAACGGCACGCAGGTCGGGCGGAGCGCGCAGCGCGACCCCGGCACGGTGCGCACCATCGTGCTGCGCCCCGGCCAGAGCGCGGTGAGCACGGTCGACGAGACCGTGGCCGCCAACTACCCGCGCAGCACCTGCAAGCCCACGGCGGTCGACGGGTTCCGGGTCTACGTGCCCGACTCCCGCGTCTCGCAGTACGTCGTGCACCGCACCACCGGGTGCGCCGGCAGCGGCGTGCAGCTGCTGGGCCACCAGCCGTTCGCGCGCGCCAGCTGATCGGCCCGCCTGCCGGGTCGGCGCATCGATGCGCCGACTCGGCGGGGTGAGGCGGCGCCTGAGATGATGTCGGGGTGAGCAGCCAGCCGGCCAGGGCGCGACTAGAGACCGACGTGTTGGTGGTCGGGGCCGGACCCGCCGGGTCCGCGGCCGCGGCCTGGGCCGCCCGGGCCGGGCTCGACACGGTGCTGACCGACGCCGCGGTCTTCCCCCGCGACAAGACCTGCGGCGACGGGCTCACCCCTCGCGCGATCGGCGAGCTGTCCCGGCTCGGTCTCGAGGACTGGCTGCGGGCCCGCACGGTCAACCAGGGCCTGCGCGCCCACGGGTTCGGTCAGACCCTGCTGCTGCCGTGGCCGGGCGGCACCCTGCCCGACTGGGGGAGCGCGGTGCCCCGCACCGAGCTCGACGACCACCTGCGCACCACCGCGATCAAGAGCGGCGCGACGGCCCTCGACGGCGCCCGCGCGGTCGACGTACGACGGGACGGGGCGCGGGTCGCCGCCGTCGTGTTCAAGCAGGGCGACGAGACCTTCGAGATCGGCTGCCGGCGCCTGGTCGTGGCCGACGGGGTCCGCTCGCCGCTGGGCAAGGTGCTCGGGCGCGAGTGGCATCGCGAGACCGTCTACGGCGTCGCCGGGCGCTCCTACGTCGCCAGCGGCCAGTCCGACGACCCGTGGATCAGCAGCCACCTCGAGCTGCGCGGCGAGGACGGCAAGATCCTGTCCGGCTACGGCTGGATCTTCCCGCTGGGCAACGGCGAGATCAACCTCGGCGTCGGCACGCTGGCCACCGCCAAGCGACCGGCCGACATCGCCATCAAGCCGCTGATGGACTTCTATGCCGAGCAGCGTCGCGAGGAGTTCGAGATCGAGGGCTCCCTGCGCGACCGTACGTCGGCCCTGCTGCCGATGGGCGGTGCCGTCAGCAACGTCGCCGGCCGCAACTGGGCGCTGATCGGCGACGCCGCCGGGTGCGTCAACCCGCTCAACGGCGAGGGCATCGACTACGGCCTCGAGACCGGTCGCCTGCTCGTCGAGATGATGCAGGAGCGCGACGAGCTCGACCTGGCCTGGCCGGCGCTGCTGCGCGACCACTACGGCGAGGCGTTCTCGATCGCCCGCCGGCTCGCGGGTCTGGTCACGGTGCCCCGGCTGCTGCCGGCGCTCGGCCCGGCCGGGATGCGCTCCGACTGGCTGATGACGCTCGCCCTGCGCTGGATGGGCAACCTGGTCACCGACGAGGACCGCGACCGCGCGGCCCGGGTCTGGCGCTGGGCCGGGCGCCGCTCGCTCGCGGTCGACCACCGCCCGCCCTTCGCGTGACCCACGACCTGACCTACCGCGCGGCGATCGCGGTCGGCAAGGTCGCGTTGCGCGGCCTCGACCTGCGGGTCCGCTCGGCCGGCGTCGAGCACCTGCCCGCCCACGGCCCGGTCGTGCTGGCCTGCAACCACGTGTCGTTCCCCGACTTCGTCTACGTCGGTCAGGCGCTGCTCGGCACCGGGCGCCTGGTGCGCTTCCTGTGCCGCGCCGACATCTGGGACTCGCCGGTGGGCCGCCTGATGGACTCGATGCGTCACGTGCCGGTGGACCGGGAGACGCCGGCTGCGGCCTACCTGCGGGCCCGCAGCCTGCTGGGCGACGGCGAGGTCGTGTGCGTGTTCCCGGAGGCCGGGATCTCGGCGGCCTACGCCGTGCGCGCCATGATGCCCGGCGCGGTCGCGCTGGCGCGCGAGACGGGCGCGCCGCTGGTGCCGGTCACGGTGTGGGGCGGCCAGCGGCTGTGGGGGCAGAAGCGGGCCCTCGACGCCCCCTTCCCGCGGCCCGAGGTCGTGCGTGGGCGCACGGTCGACGTGCGGCTGGGTGCGCCCCGGGTCGTGGCTCCGGACGCCGACCTGGTCGAGACGACCCGACGCCTGGGGACGACTCTCCAGGCGACCCTCGACGAGCTCCAGCGACTGCCCGAGCACCGGCCCCGCCCCGGGGAGTGGGCCCCGTGGCACCCCGCGCACCTGGGCGGCCACGCGCTGGCCCGCGGGGCGTCGTACGAGCTCGACGGGATGCCACGTTCGGCTGTCGCTCCCACGTGGGACCCGGCGACTGCATAGGGTTGGGGCATGGCTGGGAACCGGGTACAGAGGGTGGCGGCGTACGCCGTCGTCGTCCGTGACGGCCAGATCCTGCTGAGCCGGCTGGCCCCGCGGGTCTCGCGCGCCGAGCTGTGGACGCTCCCCGGCGGCGGCCTCGACCACGGTGAGGACCCGCGCGACGCCGTGGTCCGCGAGGTCCACGAGGAGACCGGGCTCGCGGTGACCATCGGCGAGACGGCCCGCACGTTCTCGCTGCACCTGCCCGACACCTGGCGCCGCGGACGACGCGTCGACGCCCACTCGCTGCGCATCGTCTACGACGGCTGGGTCCCGCTCGACTCGCCGGAGCCGCAGGTCGTCGAGGTCGACGGCTCGACCATCGAGGCCGCGTGGCGTCCGATCAGCGGGGTGCTCGACGGCTCGGTGCCGACCGTCGCCATGGTCAAGGAGGCGCTCGACGCCTACCGGCCGCACCGCTGGCAGCGGGTGGCGGCCTACGCGCTCGTCACCCGCGGCGAGCCCGGCCACCCCGACCACGCCGTGCTGCTGACCCGGGTGTCGCCGCGCGGCTTCCACACCGGCCAGTGGTCGCTGCCCGGGGGCGGGGTCGACTTCGACGAGGACCCCGCCGCGGCCGTCGTACGCGAGGTCGCCGAGGAGACGGGCGCGACCTGCGTCGTCGGCGACCTGCTGACCACCACGTCCGAGACGGTGCACGGCGCCGCGCCCCACGGACGCGACGAGGAGGTGCAGACCGTCGGACTCGTGTACGCCGCCACGATCGCCCCCGACGCCGTGCTCACCGTCGAGACCGACGGGACGACCGACGCGGTCGAGTGGGTACGGGTCGCCGACATCGAGTCCGGGGTCGTGCCGGTGGTCGCGGCCGTGCGTCAGGTGGTCGGGTCGGTCTGAGGCTGCGGTGGTCTCGAGGCTCAGGCCTAGCGGCCTTCACACCTCGACCGACGTGGGGTCTCGAGGCTCGTCGCTAGCGCTCCTCGCACCTCGACCGGCGTCGGGTGCGGAGGGTCAGCGGGTATAGGTGCCCGCTGCGACCTCGCACAGGTTGCGGTCCGGGCCGTGGCGGTCGTTGGTGACGCGGTAGGCCGACAGCAGGATCCAGCGCTTCACCGCGCCGTTGGTGGCCAGCATCCGCAGGGAGCCGTTGGTGGGCAGGGGGTAGGGGCCCAGGCGTCCGGTCGTGGCGTCGTAGCCGAGGCTCGTCGTGGTCCGCTGGGTGGTGACGGCCCCCTCGCCCCGGACGTCCTCGACGTAGAGGCCGGCGTCGGTGGTCGTGGGCTCGACCCAGACCTGCGCGGGGTCCTGGGGGGTGGGGTCGGTGGGGCACGACACGGTGAGCCGCCCCACGCCCGGGACCGAGGTGGTGCGGGTCGTGCGCGGCTCGGCCTGCCAGCCCCGCCAGGTCAGCACCGAGCGCTGGTAGGCGGGCAGTGCGGTCGTGAACGTGGCGTCGATGCTGCAGGAGCGGTACTTCTGCGGGTGGTCGAAGCCGTTCCAGCTCCAGTCGAGCTCGAACGTGGTCACCGGCAGGGGCGCGGTGACCTGGCCGCCGGCAGCCGCGCGACTGGACTGCTGGCTGACGACGCCGTACATGAAGCCACCGGTCGAGCGGTTCTCGACCGACGGCGACTGGTTGAGCCCCTCGTGGGCGTAGTAGCCGGTGCCACCACGGCCGTCGTCGTCGGCGTGGGCGTAGCGGTAGATCCGGGCGGTCTTGACCGCGACGACCCGCTTGCCCTTCTTGATCTCGTACTTCTGCATCCACAGCTGGGTCTCGCGGTCGCGCCGGTCGGTGTAGAGGCGGATCCGGGTGTCGTGGGGCTTGCAGATCAGGTCGAGGGTGCCGATGCCGGGGATGGTCGCGGTCTGGACGTAGTCGGGGCTGCGCTGGGTGCCCTTCCAGCTCACGCGCACGTGCTGCACCTGGGTGTCCGAGGCACGCGCGGCCGCCGTCGCGGGGGCGGCGTACGACGCGCCGCCGGGCAGCGCGGTCATCACGGCCAGGACGGCGAGCACGGTGAGCACGGCGGTGAGCACGGCCGCCACGAGACGACGTCGGGGAGAGGTCATCGCGGGAACTGGGCCATCGAGATCTCGCAGGTGTTGCGCCACGAGGCCGCGTCGTTGAGCTTCTGGTAGGACGACATGACGAACGGCGTGGTGACCTTGTCGACCTCGAGGAAGATCCGCATCATGCCGTTGGTGGGCAGGGGAAGCGGGCCGAGGCGGCCGGTGGCGCGGTCGGTGACCAGGTTGCGGGTCTCCACCTGGTCCTCCACGCGGCCCTCGCCCTCGACGGTCTCGACGTAGGCCTTCGCGCGCTCGTCGTCGGGGACCAGGGTGACGGTCTGGCGGCCGTAGCGGCCGGGTTCGCAGCGCAGCTGGGCGTAGCCGAGCCCGGGCAGCCGCACGGACTGGTAGTCGTGACCCTTGGCGTCGCCCTCACCGTGCCAGTTGAGGCCGATGCGGGGCGTGGTCTTGGTGACGAACGTGCCGTCGAAGCGACAGGACCGGTACTTGGCCGGGTAGTCGAAGCCGTTCCAGTACCAGTTGAGGTCGAACGTCGTCACGGCGCGCAGCGGGTCCCCGCCGACGGCCACGTTGCGGCCCCCGCGCTGGCTGATGATGCCGTGGGCGTAGCCCTTGGCGTAGTTCTCGACGCCGTTCTTGCCGCGGCGCTGGTTGAGCCCCTCGTGCTGCGGGTTGGCCGTGCCACCGCGACCGTCGTCGGAGGCGTGCGCGTAGCGGTAGATGCGCACGGTCTTGACCGCCACCGCACGGCCGTAGCTCTTGTCCTCGTACTTCGCGAGCCACATCTGGGTCTCCCGCTCGCGCGCGATGGCCTTGAGGCTGACCCGGGTGGCGTCGGGACGACAGGTGAGGGTCATCGTGCCGATGCCCGGGATGGCGAACGACCTGGTGTAGCGACTCCGGGCCCCCGCCCCCTTCCACTCCAGCACGACGTGACGGACCGTCGTACCGCTGCTCGCCGCGGCGGCACGCGGTGCCGGTCCGGCCGGTCCGGCCGGTCCGGCCGGCGTGACCGGTCCCGCGGACGCGGGCACCGCCCCGGCGGCCGTGAGGACGACGGCCAGGGCGACGGCGGCCAGGGAACGGCCACGGGAGCCGACGGTCATCGTGCGGGGTTCTCCGCGGGTGCCGCCGGGTGCGCCTGGGTGGCCTCCTGGGCGTCCTCCTCGGTGAGCTGGCGGAACCGGCCGTCGACGACGCCGAACTCCGGGGCCTTCTCCTTGCCCTGCAGCCACGCGACCTGCTGTGCGACGTTGGCGTCGGGCAGCGGGACCACGCCGGCCTTGTCGGCCAGGCTCTGGCTGCGCTTGAGGTAGTAGGTCAGGAACTTCTGGACCTCGGGGCGGCCCAGCGAGCGGGTGCTGACGGTGAGCAGCAGCTGCCGCGACAGCGGGTACTGGCCGTTGAGGATCGTCTGCGGGCTCGGGAAGATGCAGTTGGGCTGGTCGTCGCCGTCGGAGATCTCGATCTCGAAGGGACGCAGCTCGTTCTCGTACGTCGTGTAGTAGCCGTGGCTGAACAGCCCGACGTGGCCGAGCGTGTCGTCGAGCCGGTCGCGCGCGGCGTCCGCGACCTTGAAGCGCCGGGCCACCGGGACCAGCGCGGCCTTGCGGGCGTTGAGCTTGCGGATCATCCGGCCGCGGGCGGCGTACGCCGTGGTGACCCGCGCGTCGTCCTTGGCGCGGTCGGCGGGGGAGCGCTTGTCGGCGACGCCGCGCTTCTGCTGCTTGACGGACTCGAGCACCTCGGCCTGCGCCTTGTCGTAGTAGCCCTGGGACTCCGCGACCTGCCGGCGCAGCTCGACGTACTGCGGCTCGATCGTCCTCAGCAGGTTGGCCTGCAGGTCGTCCTGGGTCGTCCCGGTGACGAACTTCCTCGTCTGGTCCTCGGAGTCGGTGTCCTGGTAGCCGACCCGGAAGTCGGAGTTGATCGGCTCGGGGTCGCCCAGCACGTAGCGTCCGAAGAACCGGGCCGGGGCGAACTCGACGGTGGGCCCGCCGGCTCGGAACTCGACGTCGTCGAGGTTGCTCCCGAGCTGGGACCAGTTGTCGATGGCGGACCCGTTGCGGAAGCCGGCCCGGATCTGGTCGGTGGACAGGCAGTCGGTCCCGACGTCGGTCTGGGCCTTGATCGCCAGCACGACGGCGTCGGCGGCCACCTGGAACTGCATGACGTCGAGCCCGTTGCGGCGGCACTGCTCGTACTCGTCGGCGGTGAGGGGCCGCGCCGAGTCGACGATGTCGACCTCGCCGATGCACAGGCGCTGGAAGCCCCGGGTCTCGCCGCTGGTCTGCTGCTCGACGGTCGTGCCGGACCCGGTGCCGGCGAAGCCGCGCCGGGCGGGTCCGGTGAGCGAGTCGAGCCCGCCGTCGACCTCGACCACGCCGGGGACCGGGTCGGCACGGTCACCGAGTCGCACGCCGACGGTGTCGTCGGTGGCGTCGTCGGCCGTGGTGCCGGCGCCGTCGGTGGTCTCGTCGGACGGCTCGAGCCCCGCCCGGTTGAGCGACGGCACCCCGGAGGAGCCCGCGTCGGTCCGGTCGGTGGAGTCGCTGCCGCAGCCGGCGACGCCGAGGGCCAGGGCCAGGGAGAGCGCGGCGCTGACCGCGAGCCGGCCGCGGGCGTGGTGGCTGCGCGTCACTGGTCGTCCTTCGTCGTGGTGTCCGTGGTGGTGCCCGTCGTGTCCGTGCCGGACCCGGTGCCGACCCCGCCG is part of the Nocardioides plantarum genome and encodes:
- a CDS encoding DUF4232 domain-containing protein, giving the protein MNILTKISTTTAALAIAATGTVVGTSGAAQAQTPECGNSDVRASYHATDAGAGHRYGEIRLTAKAGHTCSVRGYGGLSYVGHGNGTQVGRSAQRDPGTVRTIVLRPGQSAVSTVDETVAANYPRSTCKPTAVDGFRVYVPDSRVSQYVVHRTTGCAGSGVQLLGHQPFARAS
- a CDS encoding geranylgeranyl reductase family protein; the protein is MSSQPARARLETDVLVVGAGPAGSAAAAWAARAGLDTVLTDAAVFPRDKTCGDGLTPRAIGELSRLGLEDWLRARTVNQGLRAHGFGQTLLLPWPGGTLPDWGSAVPRTELDDHLRTTAIKSGATALDGARAVDVRRDGARVAAVVFKQGDETFEIGCRRLVVADGVRSPLGKVLGREWHRETVYGVAGRSYVASGQSDDPWISSHLELRGEDGKILSGYGWIFPLGNGEINLGVGTLATAKRPADIAIKPLMDFYAEQRREEFEIEGSLRDRTSALLPMGGAVSNVAGRNWALIGDAAGCVNPLNGEGIDYGLETGRLLVEMMQERDELDLAWPALLRDHYGEAFSIARRLAGLVTVPRLLPALGPAGMRSDWLMTLALRWMGNLVTDEDRDRAARVWRWAGRRSLAVDHRPPFA
- a CDS encoding lysophospholipid acyltransferase family protein, with amino-acid sequence MTHDLTYRAAIAVGKVALRGLDLRVRSAGVEHLPAHGPVVLACNHVSFPDFVYVGQALLGTGRLVRFLCRADIWDSPVGRLMDSMRHVPVDRETPAAAYLRARSLLGDGEVVCVFPEAGISAAYAVRAMMPGAVALARETGAPLVPVTVWGGQRLWGQKRALDAPFPRPEVVRGRTVDVRLGAPRVVAPDADLVETTRRLGTTLQATLDELQRLPEHRPRPGEWAPWHPAHLGGHALARGASYELDGMPRSAVAPTWDPATA
- a CDS encoding NUDIX hydrolase, with the protein product MAGNRVQRVAAYAVVVRDGQILLSRLAPRVSRAELWTLPGGGLDHGEDPRDAVVREVHEETGLAVTIGETARTFSLHLPDTWRRGRRVDAHSLRIVYDGWVPLDSPEPQVVEVDGSTIEAAWRPISGVLDGSVPTVAMVKEALDAYRPHRWQRVAAYALVTRGEPGHPDHAVLLTRVSPRGFHTGQWSLPGGGVDFDEDPAAAVVREVAEETGATCVVGDLLTTTSETVHGAAPHGRDEEVQTVGLVYAATIAPDAVLTVETDGTTDAVEWVRVADIESGVVPVVAAVRQVVGSV
- a CDS encoding PstS family phosphate ABC transporter substrate-binding protein encodes the protein MTRSHHARGRLAVSAALSLALALGVAGCGSDSTDRTDAGSSGVPSLNRAGLEPSDETTDGAGTTADDATDDTVGVRLGDRADPVPGVVEVDGGLDSLTGPARRGFAGTGSGTTVEQQTSGETRGFQRLCIGEVDIVDSARPLTADEYEQCRRNGLDVMQFQVAADAVVLAIKAQTDVGTDCLSTDQIRAGFRNGSAIDNWSQLGSNLDDVEFRAGGPTVEFAPARFFGRYVLGDPEPINSDFRVGYQDTDSEDQTRKFVTGTTQDDLQANLLRTIEPQYVELRRQVAESQGYYDKAQAEVLESVKQQKRGVADKRSPADRAKDDARVTTAYAARGRMIRKLNARKAALVPVARRFKVADAARDRLDDTLGHVGLFSHGYYTTYENELRPFEIEISDGDDQPNCIFPSPQTILNGQYPLSRQLLLTVSTRSLGRPEVQKFLTYYLKRSQSLADKAGVVPLPDANVAQQVAWLQGKEKAPEFGVVDGRFRQLTEEDAQEATQAHPAAPAENPAR